The Pirellulales bacterium genome has a window encoding:
- a CDS encoding trypsin-like peptidase domain-containing protein, translating to MSDHILHHQFLSSGAGETTPQRPDRDPVRAESHDAELLDAYSRAVIGVVEAVSPAVISVTGGRGNGGGLGSGFIITPDGYAVTNSHVVGGQSSLSSETSDGDRIHADVIGDDPATDLALLRLAARDLPYASLGESASLRVGQLVIAMGSPLGLQSTVSTGVVSAVGRSMRSQGGRLIENVIQHAAPINPGNSGGPLVDSRGHVVGVNTAIIAFAQGLGFAIPSSTVQWVTTELLAHRQVRRRQLGIVASTVSVPRHLIRQFDLLSDQAVGVVEVAEGSIAERSGLRAGDLLVEINGRITTGVDDVHRVLSQLGHDAELEAAVVREERRLTLVLR from the coding sequence ATGTCCGACCATATCCTGCACCATCAGTTTCTTTCGAGTGGAGCGGGCGAGACGACGCCGCAACGCCCCGATCGCGATCCCGTTCGTGCCGAGTCTCACGATGCCGAGTTGCTCGACGCCTATTCGCGTGCGGTGATCGGCGTGGTCGAGGCGGTCAGCCCCGCCGTCATCTCCGTCACGGGAGGTCGCGGCAACGGCGGTGGACTGGGTTCCGGCTTCATTATCACGCCCGACGGCTACGCCGTGACGAACAGCCACGTCGTGGGCGGTCAGTCGAGCCTTTCGTCCGAAACGAGCGACGGCGACCGCATTCATGCGGACGTGATCGGCGACGACCCGGCCACCGATCTCGCGTTGCTGCGGCTCGCCGCGCGCGATCTGCCCTATGCCAGCCTGGGCGAGTCCGCGTCGTTGCGCGTCGGGCAACTGGTGATTGCGATGGGAAGCCCCCTCGGTCTGCAATCGACCGTCTCGACCGGCGTGGTCAGCGCCGTGGGACGCAGCATGCGCTCGCAAGGGGGCCGGCTGATCGAGAACGTGATTCAGCACGCCGCGCCGATCAATCCCGGCAACTCGGGCGGGCCGCTGGTCGATTCGCGCGGACACGTCGTGGGCGTGAACACGGCGATCATCGCCTTCGCGCAGGGGCTCGGCTTCGCGATTCCCAGCAGCACCGTGCAATGGGTCACCACCGAATTGCTGGCGCACCGCCAGGTGCGGCGTCGGCAGCTTGGCATCGTGGCGTCTACTGTCAGCGTGCCGCGGCATCTGATCCGTCAGTTCGATCTGCTTTCCGATCAAGCAGTCGGTGTCGTCGAAGTCGCCGAAGGAAGCATTGCCGAACGCTCGGGACTCCGCGCCGGAGACCTGCTCGTCGAAATCAACGGCCGCATCACGACGGGCGTGGACGATGTCCACCGCGTTCTCTCGCAACTCGGCCACGACGCCGAGCTCGAAGCCGCCGTGGTGCGAGAGGAACGACGATTGACGCTGGTCCTACGATAG